In the Acropora muricata isolate sample 2 chromosome 1, ASM3666990v1, whole genome shotgun sequence genome, one interval contains:
- the LOC136925954 gene encoding uncharacterized protein, which translates to MSFPAKPDFFDLNELECRMLAPRLAFEKLLQAPRGSQFKIKGNVVDVPAEVNNTVNMLPRLPRESGTIKVQLKRRLEYKSSALSLNVRPNKIFQAENWLATNSTLYREQGISFSTDRATSYNTNLSQNESKTGDVSQLNEQISGSEDINQLDDWTEDDAEIPVGVTDTMLTATDFLEDNEQAQIYNIAPGEGSVPLSIFRDKYSEELAYPGIFVGQNHDRLVDVHYNDICKSELRQSDRKAAMCIENIFFKTKKLQMKILLGKSQIAWRKYKGNNRNLTAGHLKQEGALERLVHLDEGYKFLRALRGSPPYFERAKKDIFAMIRQLGPATLFCSFSSAETKWIHLLRILGKLVDAKEYSDSELENLKWEEKSRLIQSDPVTCARHFDYQFNQFLRYFLMSNAAPLGKVADWFYRVEYQQGGSPHIHMLIWFEDAPVYGCDGDDEVTSFIDEIITCKMPNNNPELRLLVNRQIHRHSQTCRKKSKAECRFNFPQPPMNSTKILYPLETDMCETEVRKQR; encoded by the coding sequence ATGTCCTTTCCAGCAAAGCCAGACTTTTTTGATTTGAATGAGTTAGAGTGCAGAATGCTGGCACCTAGGTTGGCTTTTGAAAAGCTTCTGCAAGCTCCCCGAGGAagtcagttcaaaataaaaggaaatgtggtagatGTCCCAGCAGAAGTAAACAATACTGTCAACATGTTACCACGGTTGCCACGAGAAAGTGGAACAATCAAAGTTCAATTAAAAAGACGATTAGAATATAAGAGTTCTGCCTTGTCTTTGAATGTTAGAcctaataaaatttttcaggcaGAAAACTGGCTAGCTACCAACAGTACCCTTTATAGAGAACAAGGAATTTCCTTTAGTACAGACAGGGCAACAAGCTATAATACAAACTTAtcacaaaatgaaagtaaaactggTGATGTTTCACAACTTAATGAGCAAATAAGTGGTAGTGAAGACATAAATCAACTTGATGATTGGACTGAAGATGATGCAGAAATACCTGTGGGAGTAACTGATACTATGTTAACTGCTACCGACTTTCTTGAGGACAATGAGCAAGCCCAGATTTACAACATAGCACCTGGGGAAGGAAGTGTACCTTTGAGTATATTTAGAGATAAATATTCTGAAGAGTTAGCTTATCCAGGGATATTTGTCGGTCAAAATCATGATAGGCTAGTTGATGTTCATTACAATGATATTTGCAAATCAGAATTAAGACAATCAGATCGAAAAGCAGCCATGTGTattgagaatatttttttcaaaactaaaaaattgcaaatgaagattcttttggggaaatcacaaatagcttGGAGAAAATataagggaaacaacaggaatttgACAGCTGGTCACTTAAAGCAAGAAGGTGCACTAGAAAGACTAGTTCATCTAGATGAAGGCTACAAATTCTTAAGAGCTCTACGTGGTTCACCTCCTTATTTTGAGCGGgccaaaaaagatatttttgcaatgattagacAACTTGGACCTGCtactttattttgtagtttttcatcaGCTGAAACAAAGTGGATACACCTCCTTAGAATACTTGGCAAGCTTGTTGATGCTAAAGAATATTCAGATTCTGAATTAGAGAATTTGAAGTGGGAGGAAAAGTCTAGGCTTATTCAGAGTgacccagtaacttgtgcacggcattttgattatcaattcaatcagtttttaaggtactttttaatgagcaatgcTGCTCCTTTAGGAAAAGTTGCAGATTGGTTTTACAGAGTAGAGTATCAACAGGGAGGCTCACCTcacattcatatgctaatttggtTTGAAGATGCACCAGTGTATGgatgtgatggtgatgatgaggtgacatcatttattgatgaaataattacttgcaaaatgcCAAATAATAACCCAGAACTGAGGCTCCTTGTCAATAGACAGATTCATAGGCACTCCCAAACTTGTCGTAAAAAGTCAAAGGCAGAATGtaggttcaattttccacagccacctatgAACTCAACTAAGATTTTATATCCCCTTGAGACTGATATGTGTGAAACTGAGGTTAGAAAACAAAGATAA